The following proteins are encoded in a genomic region of Chiroxiphia lanceolata isolate bChiLan1 chromosome 18, bChiLan1.pri, whole genome shotgun sequence:
- the DDX55 gene encoding ATP-dependent RNA helicase DDX55 isoform X1 has product MEAVTEGSWGSLPVPLSPGVLRALRELRFHQMTPVQSATIPLFMSNKDVAAEAVTGSGKTLAFVIPILEILLRREEKLKKMQVGAIIITPTRELAIQIHEVLSHFTKHFPMFSQILLIGGRNPMEDVEKFKEHGGNIIVATPGRLEDLFRRKADGLDLASCVKALDVLVLDEADRLLDMGFEASLNAILDFLPKQRRTGLFSATQTQEVENLVRAGLRNPVRISVKEKGVAASNTQKTPTRLENYYMICKADEKFNQLVHFLRQHKQEKHLVFFSTCACVEYYGKALESLIKQVKIMSIHGKMKHKRNKIFTEFRKLPGGILVCTDVMARGIDIPEVQWVLQYDPPSSASAFVHRCGRTARIGNVGSALVFLLPMEESYVNFLSINQKCPMQEMKPQTNVLDLLPKLKSMALADRAVFEKGMKAFVSYVQAYAKHECNLIFRIKDLDFASLARGFALLKMPKMPELRGKCFPDFTPVTVNTDSISFKDKNREKQRQKKLEQQRKEREENEGKKKFMKNKAWSKQKAKREKKKKVTAKRKHEEGSDIEDEDMEELLNDTRLLKRLKKGKISEEEFEKKLTGSQSRLKAETVADTESEG; this is encoded by the exons ATGGAGGCGGTGActgaagggagctgggggtcccTCCCGGTGCCGCTGAGCCCGGGCGTGCTCCGGGCGCTGCGGGAGCTCCGCTTCCACCAAATGACCCCGGTGCAG TCCGCGACCATCCCGCTCTTCATGAGTAACAAAGATGTTGCTGCAGAGGCG GTGACGGGCAGTGGGAAAACCTTGGCTTTTGTGATTCCCATACTGGAAATTCTGCTCAGACGGGAggaaaagttaaagaaaatgcAG GTTGGAGCCATAATTATCACACCAACGAGGGAACTGGCCATTCAAATCCATGAGGTGCTGTCACATTTCACAAAACACTTTCCCATGTTTAG TCAGATTCTATTAATTGGTGGCAGGAACCCAATGGAAGATGTTGAAAAGTTTAAGGAACACGG TGGGAACATCATCGTGGCCACCCCGGGGCGCCTGGAGGATTTGTtcaggagaaaagcagatggGCTGGATCTTGCAAGTTGTGTGAAGGCTCTTGATGTGTTGGTGTTGGATGAAGCAGACAGACTCCTAGATATGGGCTTTGAAGCCAG TTTAAATGCCATCCTGGACTTTTTGCCCAAGCAGAGAAGGACAGGTCTGTTCTCAGCTACTCAGACTCAGGAGGTGGAGAACCTGGTGAGAGCAGGGCTCCGGAATCCCGTCCGGATCTCGGTGAAGGAGAAGGGAGTGGCAGCAAGCAACACCCAGAAAACTCCCACACGCCTGGAGAACTATTACATG atctgcaaagcagatgaaaaatttAATCAGTTGGTGCATTTTCTTCGGCAgcacaaacaggaaaaacatcTGGTCTTTTTTAG CACGTGTGCCTGTGTGGAATACTATGGGAAGGCTTTGGAATCCTTGATTAAACAGGTGAAAATAATGAGCATTCATGGGAAAATGAAGCACAAGCGTAACAAGATCTTTACTGAGTTTCGGAAGCTCCCGGG gggCATTTTGGTTTGCACAGATGTGATGGCCCGTGGCATTGACATCCCAGAAGTGCAGTGGGTTTTGCAGTATGacccccccagcagtgcaag TGCCTTCGTGCATCGCTGCGGTCGGACCGCGCGGATCGGCAACGTCGGCAGCGCACTCGTGTTTTTGCTTCCCATGGAAGAATCTTACGTTAACTTTCTCTCCATCAACCAAAAG TGTCCCATGCAGGAAATGAAACCACAGACCAATGTGTTGGATCTTCTTCCCAAACTGAAGTCCATGGCCCTGGCTGACAGGGCAGTGTTTGAGAAAGGGATGAAAGCCTTTGTGTCTTATGTCCAGGCTTATGCCAAACATGAATGCAATCTGATCTTCCGAATAAAAG ATCTGGATTTTGCCAGTCTTGCCAGAGGTTTTGCATTGTTAAAAATGCCAAAGATGCCTGAACtaagaggaaaatgttttccagacTTTACTCCAGTCACTGTGAATACAGACTCCATTTCATTTAAggataaaaatagagaaaagcagagacaaaagaaattagaacaacaaagaaaagagagagaagaaaatgaagggaaaaagaaattcatgAAGAACAAAGCCTGGTCAAAGCAGAAAGccaagagggagaagaaaaagaaagtaacagCTAAAAGGAAGCATGAGGAG GGCTCTGATATCGAAGATGAGGATATGGAAGAGCTGCTGAATGACACAAGACTCTTGAAAAGActaaaaaaggggaaaattagTGAAGAAGAGTTTGAGAAGAAGCTAACAGGCAGCCAGAGTAGACTCAAAGCAGAAACTGTTGCTGACACAGAGTCTGAAGGCTGA
- the DDX55 gene encoding ATP-dependent RNA helicase DDX55 isoform X2 has translation MEAVTEGSWGSLPVPLSPGVLRALRELRFHQMTPVQSATIPLFMSNKDVAAEAVTGSGKTLAFVIPILEILLRREEKLKKMQVGAIIITPTRELAIQIHEVLSHFTKHFPMFSQILLIGGRNPMEDVEKFKEHGGNIIVATPGRLEDLFRRKADGLDLASCVKALDVLVLDEADRLLDMGFEASLNAILDFLPKQRRTGLFSATQTQEVENLVRAGLRNPVRISVKEKGVAASNTQKTPTRLENYYMHKQEKHLVFFSTCACVEYYGKALESLIKQVKIMSIHGKMKHKRNKIFTEFRKLPGGILVCTDVMARGIDIPEVQWVLQYDPPSSASAFVHRCGRTARIGNVGSALVFLLPMEESYVNFLSINQKCPMQEMKPQTNVLDLLPKLKSMALADRAVFEKGMKAFVSYVQAYAKHECNLIFRIKDLDFASLARGFALLKMPKMPELRGKCFPDFTPVTVNTDSISFKDKNREKQRQKKLEQQRKEREENEGKKKFMKNKAWSKQKAKREKKKKVTAKRKHEEGSDIEDEDMEELLNDTRLLKRLKKGKISEEEFEKKLTGSQSRLKAETVADTESEG, from the exons ATGGAGGCGGTGActgaagggagctgggggtcccTCCCGGTGCCGCTGAGCCCGGGCGTGCTCCGGGCGCTGCGGGAGCTCCGCTTCCACCAAATGACCCCGGTGCAG TCCGCGACCATCCCGCTCTTCATGAGTAACAAAGATGTTGCTGCAGAGGCG GTGACGGGCAGTGGGAAAACCTTGGCTTTTGTGATTCCCATACTGGAAATTCTGCTCAGACGGGAggaaaagttaaagaaaatgcAG GTTGGAGCCATAATTATCACACCAACGAGGGAACTGGCCATTCAAATCCATGAGGTGCTGTCACATTTCACAAAACACTTTCCCATGTTTAG TCAGATTCTATTAATTGGTGGCAGGAACCCAATGGAAGATGTTGAAAAGTTTAAGGAACACGG TGGGAACATCATCGTGGCCACCCCGGGGCGCCTGGAGGATTTGTtcaggagaaaagcagatggGCTGGATCTTGCAAGTTGTGTGAAGGCTCTTGATGTGTTGGTGTTGGATGAAGCAGACAGACTCCTAGATATGGGCTTTGAAGCCAG TTTAAATGCCATCCTGGACTTTTTGCCCAAGCAGAGAAGGACAGGTCTGTTCTCAGCTACTCAGACTCAGGAGGTGGAGAACCTGGTGAGAGCAGGGCTCCGGAATCCCGTCCGGATCTCGGTGAAGGAGAAGGGAGTGGCAGCAAGCAACACCCAGAAAACTCCCACACGCCTGGAGAACTATTACATG cacaaacaggaaaaacatcTGGTCTTTTTTAG CACGTGTGCCTGTGTGGAATACTATGGGAAGGCTTTGGAATCCTTGATTAAACAGGTGAAAATAATGAGCATTCATGGGAAAATGAAGCACAAGCGTAACAAGATCTTTACTGAGTTTCGGAAGCTCCCGGG gggCATTTTGGTTTGCACAGATGTGATGGCCCGTGGCATTGACATCCCAGAAGTGCAGTGGGTTTTGCAGTATGacccccccagcagtgcaag TGCCTTCGTGCATCGCTGCGGTCGGACCGCGCGGATCGGCAACGTCGGCAGCGCACTCGTGTTTTTGCTTCCCATGGAAGAATCTTACGTTAACTTTCTCTCCATCAACCAAAAG TGTCCCATGCAGGAAATGAAACCACAGACCAATGTGTTGGATCTTCTTCCCAAACTGAAGTCCATGGCCCTGGCTGACAGGGCAGTGTTTGAGAAAGGGATGAAAGCCTTTGTGTCTTATGTCCAGGCTTATGCCAAACATGAATGCAATCTGATCTTCCGAATAAAAG ATCTGGATTTTGCCAGTCTTGCCAGAGGTTTTGCATTGTTAAAAATGCCAAAGATGCCTGAACtaagaggaaaatgttttccagacTTTACTCCAGTCACTGTGAATACAGACTCCATTTCATTTAAggataaaaatagagaaaagcagagacaaaagaaattagaacaacaaagaaaagagagagaagaaaatgaagggaaaaagaaattcatgAAGAACAAAGCCTGGTCAAAGCAGAAAGccaagagggagaagaaaaagaaagtaacagCTAAAAGGAAGCATGAGGAG GGCTCTGATATCGAAGATGAGGATATGGAAGAGCTGCTGAATGACACAAGACTCTTGAAAAGActaaaaaaggggaaaattagTGAAGAAGAGTTTGAGAAGAAGCTAACAGGCAGCCAGAGTAGACTCAAAGCAGAAACTGTTGCTGACACAGAGTCTGAAGGCTGA
- the EIF2B1 gene encoding translation initiation factor eIF-2B subunit alpha isoform X1: MSPRPWPPSAPCWASSSRTEVGPGPLPAAPRVSPGPAPDPACPQGRPSRACGTACGTPSTRCPGWTPRWPCPPAGSCSCASSASRPWSTRYGPPCSAPLCRGTLPPHRHPPVFQDYSKCKEIMIERGEIFLRKVSLSRNKIAKLCHPFIRDGARILTHAYSRVVLRVLEAAVEAKKRFSVYVTESQPDQAGQKMAKALRKLNIPVTVILDAAVGYIMEKVDLVLVGAEGVVESGGIINKIGTNQIAVCAKAQNKPFYVVAESFKFVRLFPLNQQDVPDRFKYKADTLKTGQNLTEEHPWIDYTSPSLITLLFTDLGVLTPSAVSDELIKLYL; encoded by the exons ATGTCGCCTCGGCCGTGGCCGCCATCCGCGCCCTGCTGGGCTTCCTCAAGCAGGACCGAGGTGGGCCCGGGTCCCCTCCCCGCTGCACCCCGGGTGTCCCCGGGGCCAGCCCCTgaccctgcctgtccccaggggaGACCATCCAGGGCCTGCGGAACAGCCTGCGGGACGCCATCGACACGCTGTCCCGGGTGGACTCCTCGGTGGCCGTGTCCTCCGGCGGGGAGCTGTTCCTGCGCTTCATCAGCCTCACGTCCCTGGAGTACTCGGTACGGGCCGCCCTGCTCGGCCCCGCTGTGCCGGGGGACCCTCCCGCCTCACCGGCATCCCCCTGTCTTCCAGGACTACTCCAAGTGCAAAGAAATCATGATCGAGCGCGGGGAGATCTTCCTGAGGAAAGTGTCTCTCTCGAGGAACAAAATCGCCAAGCTGTGCCACCCGTTCATCAGAGATGGTGCT CGAATCCTGACCCATGCCTACTCCAGGGTGGTCCTCAGggtgctggaagcagctgtggAGGCAAAGAAGCGATTCAGTGTTTATGTTACTGAGTCACAGCCAGATCAAGCAGG GCAAAAAATGGCAAAAGCCCTGAGGAAGCTGAACATTCCCGTGACTGTGATTCTGGATGCTGCAGTTGG CTACATTATGGAGAAGGTGGACCTGGTGTTGGTTGGTGCTGAAGGTGTGGTTGAAAGTGGAGGCATTATCAACAAG ATTGGCACTAATCAAATTGCTGTGTGTGCCAAAGCCCAGAATAAGCCATTTTATGTGGTAGCAGAAAGTTTCAAGTTTGTAAGACTTTTCCCTCTAAATCAGCAGGATGTCCCTGACAGGTTTAAG TACAAAGCAGACACTCTGAAAACAGGTCAGAATCTCACAGAGGAGCATCCCTGGATTGACTACACATCCCCATCACTCATCACGCTGCTGTTCACAGACCTGGGTGTGTTAACTCCCTCAGCTGTCAGTGATGAACTCATCAAACTCTACCTGTAA
- the EIF2B1 gene encoding translation initiation factor eIF-2B subunit alpha isoform X2, whose protein sequence is MSTDALIETFRAQLRDDPDVASAVAAIRALLGFLKQDRGETIQGLRNSLRDAIDTLSRVDSSVAVSSGGELFLRFISLTSLEYSDYSKCKEIMIERGEIFLRKVSLSRNKIAKLCHPFIRDGARILTHAYSRVVLRVLEAAVEAKKRFSVYVTESQPDQAGQKMAKALRKLNIPVTVILDAAVGYIMEKVDLVLVGAEGVVESGGIINKIGTNQIAVCAKAQNKPFYVVAESFKFVRLFPLNQQDVPDRFKYKADTLKTGQNLTEEHPWIDYTSPSLITLLFTDLGVLTPSAVSDELIKLYL, encoded by the exons ATGAGCACGGACG CCTTGATCGAGACCTTCCGGGCACAGCTGAGGGACGACCCCGATGTCGCCTCGGCCGTGGCCGCCATCCGCGCCCTGCTGGGCTTCCTCAAGCAGGACCGAG gggaGACCATCCAGGGCCTGCGGAACAGCCTGCGGGACGCCATCGACACGCTGTCCCGGGTGGACTCCTCGGTGGCCGTGTCCTCCGGCGGGGAGCTGTTCCTGCGCTTCATCAGCCTCACGTCCCTGGAGTACTCG GACTACTCCAAGTGCAAAGAAATCATGATCGAGCGCGGGGAGATCTTCCTGAGGAAAGTGTCTCTCTCGAGGAACAAAATCGCCAAGCTGTGCCACCCGTTCATCAGAGATGGTGCT CGAATCCTGACCCATGCCTACTCCAGGGTGGTCCTCAGggtgctggaagcagctgtggAGGCAAAGAAGCGATTCAGTGTTTATGTTACTGAGTCACAGCCAGATCAAGCAGG GCAAAAAATGGCAAAAGCCCTGAGGAAGCTGAACATTCCCGTGACTGTGATTCTGGATGCTGCAGTTGG CTACATTATGGAGAAGGTGGACCTGGTGTTGGTTGGTGCTGAAGGTGTGGTTGAAAGTGGAGGCATTATCAACAAG ATTGGCACTAATCAAATTGCTGTGTGTGCCAAAGCCCAGAATAAGCCATTTTATGTGGTAGCAGAAAGTTTCAAGTTTGTAAGACTTTTCCCTCTAAATCAGCAGGATGTCCCTGACAGGTTTAAG TACAAAGCAGACACTCTGAAAACAGGTCAGAATCTCACAGAGGAGCATCCCTGGATTGACTACACATCCCCATCACTCATCACGCTGCTGTTCACAGACCTGGGTGTGTTAACTCCCTCAGCTGTCAGTGATGAACTCATCAAACTCTACCTGTAA